A region from the Clavibacter sp. A6099 genome encodes:
- a CDS encoding MSMEG_6728 family protein, producing MQTFLPYPELDASMAVLDDKRLGKQRVETLQVMKAVTVAGYGWQSHPVTRMWRGYRPALMEYQEATCAEWMRRGFADTCFEKTLAIIAEVPADLAAYSEGRIVRPPWWGRAELHLSHRSKLLAKAPDLYRPAFPGDPDDLDYVWPVASA from the coding sequence GTGCAGACGTTCCTCCCCTACCCCGAGCTCGACGCGAGCATGGCCGTGCTCGACGACAAGCGGCTCGGGAAGCAGCGCGTCGAGACGCTGCAGGTGATGAAGGCCGTGACGGTCGCCGGCTACGGCTGGCAGAGCCACCCCGTCACGCGCATGTGGCGCGGCTACCGCCCCGCGCTCATGGAGTATCAGGAGGCGACGTGCGCCGAGTGGATGCGGCGCGGGTTCGCCGACACGTGCTTCGAGAAGACGCTCGCGATCATCGCCGAGGTGCCGGCGGACCTCGCGGCCTACTCGGAGGGCCGCATCGTCCGGCCGCCGTGGTGGGGCCGCGCGGAGCTGCACCTCTCCCACCGCTCGAAGCTGCTGGCGAAGGCGCCGGATCTGTACCGGCCGGCGTTCCCGGGGGATCCGGACGACCTCGACTACGTGTGGCCGGTCGCCAGCGCGTGA
- a CDS encoding GNAT family N-acetyltransferase translates to MTPAAGSAAALLAAYDAQLRTDAETPSALDVRLLGPLRLIVFLGGRGFITYADLGGLDEAGLRELVPAALARFRDDPAITTVEWKTRGHDHAPGLDGILRENGFVPEERESIMLGEARTLAVDVPLPAGVTLRRITAEADVRAMSAMQDEVFGDQVSSDHADAILRRLRLDDGMELWVAEADGRIVSAGRLEPVAGSDFAGLWGGATLPEWRGRGIYRALTAARARSALAAGRTLMHSDSTDYSRPILERSGLIACSTTTPYAWSR, encoded by the coding sequence GTGACCCCCGCCGCCGGATCCGCCGCCGCCCTCCTCGCCGCCTACGACGCCCAGCTCCGCACCGACGCCGAGACGCCGAGCGCGCTCGACGTGCGGCTGCTCGGACCGCTGCGCCTCATCGTCTTCCTCGGCGGACGCGGCTTCATCACGTACGCCGACCTCGGCGGCCTCGACGAGGCCGGCCTGCGGGAGCTCGTCCCCGCCGCGCTCGCGCGCTTCCGCGACGACCCCGCGATCACGACCGTGGAGTGGAAGACCCGCGGACACGACCACGCGCCCGGGCTCGACGGGATCCTGCGGGAGAACGGCTTCGTGCCCGAGGAGCGCGAGTCGATCATGCTGGGCGAGGCCCGGACGCTCGCGGTCGACGTGCCGCTGCCCGCGGGCGTGACGCTCCGGCGCATCACCGCGGAGGCCGACGTGCGGGCGATGAGCGCCATGCAGGACGAGGTCTTCGGCGACCAGGTCTCCTCCGACCACGCCGACGCGATCCTCCGCCGCCTCCGGCTCGACGACGGCATGGAGCTCTGGGTGGCCGAGGCCGACGGGCGGATCGTCTCCGCGGGGCGGCTCGAGCCCGTCGCGGGATCCGACTTCGCCGGCCTCTGGGGCGGCGCGACCCTGCCGGAGTGGCGCGGCCGCGGCATCTACCGCGCCCTCACCGCGGCCCGCGCGCGCTCGGCCCTCGCGGCCGGCCGCACCCTGATGCACAGCGACTCGACCGACTACTCCCGCCCGATCCTCGAGCGCTCCGGCCTCATCGCCTGCTCCACGACCACGCCGTACGCCTGGTCGCGCTGA
- a CDS encoding glycosyl hydrolase family 95 catalytic domain-containing protein produces MVPPTTHGRPTDRKDPIIRSISRDDAHLTHSFTTATAAPTWEEGIVVGSGRVGAVAHGPADAITVSLAHERWFPPVNPRPHAPDLRPRLDAIRRALLAGDPDTASAELMAGARDSGYGDDLVWTDPLGICATLVIRTPGGVADMRRTMDPAGGESAISWTDLAGGRHALRLVAPRDGSACWLALESDRDSVTAVELGLGAGDTTALHTGGPDASAAVRASVAGGARGILTAEAGAGDDALRSVTAVDALGTGGTSGAGDASGAWDVDGGSARTIVRTGPGATPLLRLAVAVGPASAAPTPDATPATTPAWDDLRDAQRATHGRLVAASALDLHGQAPARDADADPRPTTEDIWAAARAGDPAARRRVVEIAYLSGRAAIISSTGELPATLQGVWQGTWRPAWSADYTLDGNVQNGGIASLIPTGTPELARTLLELVLPHLDDFRENARRVHGAEGMLLPARMSTHGRADHFDADYPMPFWQGCGGWILRVAADAVATTGDRGIVDDRLWELAEGVLRFAETATVLVDGVRRLVPSYSPENTPAGERVPAATDATMDVAILRDAARATALLGRARGDSSLDARWAAVIRDLPPYRVADDGTLAEWLDPRWPERIQHRHASQLHPLWDEIDPAFVGDGDESVRLRAAAARTVAAKIAWRAEDPTPPPGRMGMAFGLVQVGLAAAALGDGEAALTCVEWLAVDHWSPALTSRHDAGRLFNLDASGGLPALVAAMLLGSDAAALAVLPALPAAWARGSATGLRARGGLVVDRLDWDADGASLVVRRVPGAEWLAPAGGTALRLPRAASVRVDGREHHAAERIAFGEDAVRVDLAWLHEPVR; encoded by the coding sequence GTGGTACCGCCCACGACGCACGGCCGACCGACCGACCGGAAGGACCCGATCATCCGCTCGATCTCGCGCGACGACGCGCACCTCACCCACTCATTCACGACCGCGACCGCGGCGCCGACCTGGGAGGAGGGGATCGTCGTCGGCAGCGGGCGCGTCGGCGCCGTCGCGCACGGGCCGGCCGACGCGATCACCGTCTCCCTCGCGCACGAGCGCTGGTTCCCGCCGGTGAACCCGCGGCCGCACGCGCCCGACCTCCGGCCCCGACTCGACGCGATCCGCCGCGCCCTCCTCGCGGGCGACCCCGACACGGCAAGCGCCGAGCTCATGGCGGGCGCGCGCGACAGCGGCTACGGCGACGACCTCGTCTGGACGGATCCGCTGGGCATCTGCGCGACCCTCGTGATCCGCACGCCGGGTGGCGTGGCGGACATGCGTCGCACCATGGACCCGGCCGGCGGCGAGTCCGCGATCTCGTGGACGGATCTCGCGGGCGGCCGGCACGCGCTGCGCCTCGTCGCGCCGCGCGACGGATCCGCCTGCTGGCTGGCGCTCGAGTCCGACCGGGACTCCGTGACGGCCGTCGAGCTCGGCCTCGGCGCGGGAGACACGACGGCGCTGCACACGGGCGGGCCCGACGCCTCCGCGGCGGTGCGCGCGTCCGTCGCGGGCGGTGCGCGCGGGATCCTCACGGCCGAGGCCGGCGCGGGCGATGACGCGCTGCGGTCGGTCACGGCGGTCGACGCGCTGGGCACGGGCGGCACGAGCGGCGCGGGCGACGCGAGCGGCGCGTGGGACGTCGACGGCGGATCCGCGCGCACGATCGTCCGCACCGGCCCGGGCGCGACCCCGCTGCTGCGCCTCGCGGTGGCCGTCGGACCCGCATCCGCGGCACCGACGCCCGACGCCACTCCGGCGACGACGCCCGCATGGGACGACCTGCGCGACGCCCAGCGCGCGACGCACGGCCGGCTCGTCGCCGCATCCGCCCTCGACCTCCACGGCCAGGCGCCCGCGCGCGACGCGGACGCGGACCCCCGCCCCACCACCGAGGACATCTGGGCCGCCGCCCGCGCGGGCGACCCCGCCGCCCGCCGCCGCGTCGTCGAGATCGCGTACCTCAGCGGGCGCGCGGCGATCATCTCCTCCACCGGCGAGCTGCCGGCCACGCTGCAGGGCGTGTGGCAGGGCACCTGGCGCCCGGCCTGGTCGGCGGACTACACGCTCGATGGCAACGTGCAGAACGGCGGCATCGCGAGCCTGATCCCCACCGGCACGCCCGAGCTCGCGCGCACGCTGCTCGAGCTGGTGCTCCCCCACCTCGACGACTTCCGCGAGAACGCGCGCCGCGTCCACGGCGCCGAGGGGATGCTGCTGCCCGCGCGCATGTCCACGCACGGCCGGGCTGACCACTTCGACGCCGACTACCCGATGCCGTTCTGGCAGGGCTGCGGCGGCTGGATCCTCCGCGTCGCCGCCGACGCCGTCGCCACCACGGGCGACCGCGGCATCGTCGACGACCGGCTGTGGGAGCTCGCCGAGGGCGTGCTGCGCTTCGCCGAGACAGCCACCGTGCTGGTCGACGGGGTGCGCCGCCTCGTCCCCTCCTACTCGCCCGAGAACACGCCCGCCGGCGAGCGCGTCCCGGCCGCGACCGACGCGACCATGGACGTCGCGATCCTCCGCGACGCCGCCCGCGCCACGGCCCTGCTCGGCCGGGCCCGCGGCGACTCCTCGCTCGACGCGCGCTGGGCCGCCGTGATCCGCGACCTGCCGCCCTACCGGGTGGCCGACGACGGCACGCTCGCCGAGTGGCTGGATCCGCGCTGGCCGGAGCGGATCCAGCACCGCCACGCTTCGCAGCTCCACCCGCTCTGGGACGAGATCGATCCGGCGTTCGTCGGCGACGGGGACGAGTCCGTCCGCCTCCGCGCCGCGGCCGCGCGGACCGTCGCCGCCAAGATCGCCTGGCGCGCCGAGGATCCGACCCCGCCGCCCGGCCGCATGGGCATGGCGTTCGGCCTGGTGCAGGTGGGGCTCGCGGCCGCGGCCCTCGGCGACGGCGAGGCGGCGCTCACGTGCGTGGAGTGGCTCGCCGTCGACCACTGGAGCCCCGCCCTCACGAGCCGCCACGACGCCGGTCGCCTCTTCAACCTCGACGCGAGCGGCGGCCTGCCCGCGCTCGTCGCGGCGATGCTGCTCGGCTCCGATGCCGCCGCGCTCGCGGTCCTCCCTGCGCTGCCGGCGGCGTGGGCGCGAGGATCCGCCACCGGGCTCCGCGCGCGCGGCGGGCTGGTCGTCGACCGGCTCGATTGGGATGCCGACGGCGCCTCGCTCGTCGTGCGGCGCGTGCCGGGCGCGGAGTGGCTGGCGCCCGCGGGCGGGACTGCGCTGCGGCTGCCGCGGGCGGCGTCGGTGCGCGTGGACGGGCGCGAGCACCACGCCGCCGAGCGCATCGCGTTCGGCGAGGACGCCGTGCGCGTCGACCTCGCGTGGCTGCACGAGCCCGTACGGTGA
- a CDS encoding ATPase AAA codes for MLGPLQRLDPPARRILIGAPAGAGKTTLARRIQQRTGLPHTEMDALFHGPDWTELPTFRDDVEAFSSRDAWVAEWQYTTQLGQLLPSRADTLVWLDLPVAVQMGRLIRRTVVRRWRRERLWHGNVEPPMRTVLTDPDHIVRWGWRGRAKTRKRVVLAAVEHPHLRIVRLRSTREVDVWLRGLPGAGQPPVPPSAAG; via the coding sequence ATGCTCGGACCTCTCCAGCGCCTCGATCCCCCCGCCCGGCGCATCCTCATCGGCGCGCCGGCGGGAGCGGGCAAGACCACGCTGGCCCGGCGGATCCAGCAGCGCACGGGCCTCCCGCACACCGAGATGGACGCCCTCTTCCACGGTCCCGACTGGACCGAGCTGCCCACCTTCCGCGACGACGTCGAGGCCTTCTCGTCGCGCGACGCCTGGGTCGCCGAGTGGCAGTACACGACGCAGCTCGGGCAGCTGCTGCCGTCGCGCGCCGACACCCTCGTCTGGCTCGACCTGCCCGTGGCGGTGCAGATGGGGCGGCTGATCCGCCGCACGGTCGTCCGCCGCTGGCGCCGCGAGCGGCTGTGGCACGGCAACGTCGAGCCGCCGATGCGCACCGTCCTCACCGATCCGGACCACATCGTCCGCTGGGGGTGGCGGGGGCGCGCGAAGACGCGGAAGCGCGTCGTGCTCGCGGCCGTCGAGCACCCGCACCTCCGGATCGTGCGGCTGCGGTCGACCCGCGAGGTCGACGTGTGGTTGCGCGGGCTGCCGGGCGCGGGTCAGCCGCCCGTGCCGCCGTCCGCCGCGGGGTAG
- a CDS encoding DMT family transporter yields MRSRQIGLPRPLVTVVAAAGFVLAWSSGFLIAAVGTVEVPATTLLVWRFAPLAVLLVGLVGATGAARGIAPRTLGRQALIGAFAQLGYCAFVYAAIGAGIATGTTALIDAVQPLVVATLVGPLLGLRVRGAQWAGLALGAVGVVLVVRSQAGAADADPVAYLLPAAAMACLVAGTFLERRSHGRPPALVTLTVHVDVTTVALVVAAVATGTLVPPADAVFWITTVVAALVPTLGAYGLYWWLLERVGITALNALLFLVAPTTAAAGALLLGERITPVTLAGFVLCGAGVAAVLVTEGRRAGAASDADHPSPGADRREPSVRAA; encoded by the coding sequence ATGCGCAGTAGACAGATCGGTTTACCTCGACCGCTCGTGACCGTCGTGGCGGCCGCCGGGTTCGTGCTCGCGTGGAGCTCGGGGTTCCTCATCGCGGCCGTCGGCACGGTCGAGGTGCCCGCGACGACGCTGCTCGTCTGGCGGTTCGCGCCGCTCGCCGTGCTGCTCGTGGGGCTCGTCGGCGCGACCGGCGCGGCCCGGGGGATCGCGCCGCGGACGCTCGGGCGGCAGGCGCTCATCGGCGCGTTCGCGCAGCTCGGCTACTGCGCGTTCGTGTACGCGGCGATCGGCGCGGGCATCGCGACCGGCACGACGGCGCTCATCGACGCGGTGCAGCCGCTCGTCGTCGCGACGCTCGTCGGGCCGCTGCTCGGGCTGCGCGTGCGCGGCGCCCAGTGGGCCGGGCTCGCGCTCGGCGCCGTCGGCGTGGTGCTCGTGGTGCGGTCGCAGGCGGGGGCGGCGGACGCGGATCCGGTCGCCTACCTGCTTCCCGCGGCGGCGATGGCGTGCCTCGTCGCGGGGACGTTCCTCGAGCGCCGCTCGCACGGACGGCCTCCCGCGCTCGTGACGCTGACCGTGCACGTCGACGTCACGACGGTGGCGCTCGTGGTGGCCGCGGTCGCGACCGGGACGCTGGTGCCGCCCGCGGATGCCGTGTTCTGGATCACGACAGTTGTCGCCGCGCTCGTGCCGACCCTCGGCGCCTACGGCCTGTACTGGTGGCTGCTCGAGCGGGTCGGGATCACGGCGCTCAACGCGCTGCTGTTCCTGGTCGCGCCGACGACCGCGGCAGCGGGCGCGCTGCTGCTCGGGGAGCGGATCACGCCGGTCACGCTCGCGGGGTTCGTGCTGTGCGGCGCGGGCGTGGCGGCGGTGCTGGTGACGGAGGGGCGGCGGGCGGGCGCGGCGTCCGACGCGGACCACCCCAGTCCGGGTGCGGATCGCCGCGAGCCCTCCGTCCGCGCCGCGTGA
- a CDS encoding TetR/AcrR family transcriptional regulator: MKTPVPDLAALTPGARRVLDAASELFYARGIHVVGVDAIAAAAGVTKKTIYDRFGSKEQLVVAYLQHRDARWREHLAARLAGTPEPGIDRVLAVFDAAITWAVANTPKGCSAINARAELGAGHLGDEEDGHDVLPEVMRQKAWLHELLRDLCREAGIPDAASTARTLMLVYEGGLVTLGMGTFAHPMAVARDAARALLEASSSMGAGR, from the coding sequence GTGAAGACCCCCGTCCCCGACCTCGCCGCGCTCACCCCCGGCGCCCGTCGCGTGCTCGACGCGGCGTCCGAGCTCTTCTACGCGCGGGGGATCCACGTGGTCGGCGTCGACGCGATCGCCGCGGCCGCGGGCGTCACCAAGAAGACGATCTACGACCGCTTCGGCTCCAAGGAGCAGCTGGTGGTCGCGTACCTGCAGCACCGCGACGCGCGCTGGCGCGAGCACCTCGCGGCGCGGCTCGCGGGCACGCCGGAGCCCGGGATCGACCGGGTGCTCGCGGTGTTCGACGCGGCGATCACGTGGGCCGTCGCGAACACGCCCAAGGGCTGCAGCGCGATCAACGCGCGCGCGGAGCTGGGCGCGGGCCACCTGGGCGACGAGGAGGACGGCCATGACGTGCTCCCCGAGGTGATGCGGCAGAAGGCGTGGCTGCACGAGCTGCTGCGCGACCTGTGCCGCGAGGCCGGGATCCCGGATGCGGCGTCCACCGCCCGAACGCTGATGCTCGTCTACGAGGGCGGCCTGGTGACGCTCGGCATGGGCACCTTCGCGCACCCGATGGCGGTCGCGCGCGATGCGGCGCGCGCGCTGCTCGAGGCGTCGTCGTCGATGGGAGCGGGACGGTGA
- a CDS encoding HIT family protein, with protein sequence MSEEAPCPFCALLRDEPLVAPLPQDVVAERDRAVAVIAPRWWPRNRGHALVIPRAHVRDLYSVTPDDLHAVMDLVQEVAVAMRAAYGCAGISIRQHNESAGGQDVWHLHVHVFPRAEGDDLYGSAPLPGFASPEERLPFARLLREELSARRRGDPETRTPQPDPA encoded by the coding sequence GTGAGCGAGGAGGCGCCCTGCCCCTTCTGCGCGCTGCTCCGCGACGAGCCGCTGGTCGCGCCGCTGCCGCAGGACGTCGTCGCCGAGCGCGATCGCGCGGTCGCCGTCATCGCGCCGCGCTGGTGGCCGCGCAATCGCGGGCATGCCCTGGTGATCCCGCGGGCCCACGTCCGCGACCTCTACTCCGTGACGCCCGACGACCTCCACGCCGTGATGGACCTCGTGCAGGAGGTGGCCGTGGCGATGCGCGCGGCGTACGGCTGCGCGGGCATCTCGATCCGGCAGCACAACGAGTCGGCGGGCGGACAGGACGTGTGGCACCTCCACGTCCACGTCTTCCCGCGCGCGGAGGGCGACGACCTGTACGGATCCGCGCCGCTGCCCGGCTTCGCGTCGCCCGAGGAGCGCCTGCCGTTCGCGCGCCTGCTGCGCGAGGAGCTGTCCGCTCGTCGGCGGGGAGATCCTGAGACCCGGACGCCGCAGCCCGACCCGGCCTAG
- a CDS encoding SDR family NAD(P)-dependent oxidoreductase, protein MTTIAIVGAGAGLGAAVARRFGAEGFAVALISRSQERVDELARTLADEGITARGYVANVRDHAALAAALDRAAQELGPVEVLQYSPLPQKEFLRPVLETTPGDLVGAFEFSIQAPVAAVHQVLQGMRVLGRGTVLFINGGTAVQPLPKYAGTSIAFAGESAYGQMIHEALAGDGIHVGQLIIPGAIIPGHEKKDPRVLADTLWSMHEERGDFRRFAADMDDE, encoded by the coding sequence ATGACCACCATCGCCATCGTGGGGGCCGGTGCCGGCCTCGGCGCCGCCGTCGCCCGCCGCTTCGGAGCCGAGGGCTTCGCCGTCGCGCTCATCTCCCGCAGCCAGGAGCGCGTCGACGAGCTCGCGCGCACCCTCGCCGACGAGGGGATCACCGCCCGCGGGTACGTCGCGAACGTCCGCGACCACGCGGCGCTCGCCGCCGCGCTCGACCGGGCGGCGCAGGAGCTCGGCCCTGTCGAGGTGCTCCAGTACAGCCCGCTGCCGCAGAAGGAGTTCCTGCGGCCGGTGCTCGAGACCACCCCCGGCGACCTCGTCGGCGCGTTCGAGTTCTCCATCCAGGCGCCCGTCGCCGCGGTGCACCAGGTGCTGCAGGGCATGCGCGTGCTCGGCCGCGGGACCGTCCTCTTCATCAACGGCGGCACCGCCGTGCAGCCGCTGCCGAAGTACGCCGGCACGTCCATCGCCTTCGCGGGCGAGAGCGCCTACGGGCAGATGATCCACGAGGCGCTCGCCGGCGACGGGATCCACGTGGGCCAGCTGATCATCCCGGGCGCGATCATCCCGGGCCACGAGAAGAAGGACCCCCGGGTCCTCGCGGACACGCTCTGGTCCATGCACGAGGAGCGCGGCGACTTCCGCCGCTTCGCCGCCGACATGGACGACGAGTAG
- a CDS encoding PH domain-containing protein — translation MDATAPLLTWTLAAEIPVPADVHELLVEGEQAVASFRTFRDSATFTTKRLIVRDAQGITGKKVELYSLPYSAINMWSTENAGTFDLNAELELWTRAGHIKVKLGKGADIRRIDGLIAWAVLHAH, via the coding sequence ATGGACGCCACCGCACCCCTGCTGACCTGGACCCTGGCCGCCGAGATCCCCGTCCCCGCCGACGTGCACGAGCTGCTCGTGGAAGGAGAGCAGGCGGTTGCCTCGTTCCGCACCTTCCGCGACTCGGCCACCTTCACGACGAAGCGCCTCATCGTGCGCGACGCCCAGGGGATCACGGGCAAGAAGGTGGAGCTGTACTCGCTGCCGTACAGCGCCATCAACATGTGGTCGACCGAGAACGCGGGCACCTTCGACCTCAACGCGGAACTCGAGCTCTGGACCCGCGCCGGTCACATCAAGGTGAAGCTCGGCAAGGGCGCCGACATCCGGCGCATTGACGGCCTCATCGCCTGGGCCGTACTGCACGCGCACTGA
- a CDS encoding YceI family protein — MQKKTKIILGTSAAVVVVLGVSAAAFGPAFYRDVIVGAPAAAPSVSAAPADSTLDTSDLSGEWQIGTGSTAGYRVAEVLNGTDVTVVGKTEDVTGSITVDGSTLSAATVKVDVASIATDAAPRDEYFRGTAMEVSKYPDATFTLTQPVDAAVPADGQVATVQATGELTMHGVTQTVTVPLQAALSGDGVQVSGSIPVTFSDYGVQAPSLGFVSVEDQGTVEFLVKATPTK, encoded by the coding sequence ATGCAGAAGAAGACCAAGATCATCCTCGGCACGAGCGCGGCCGTGGTGGTCGTGCTCGGTGTCAGCGCCGCCGCGTTCGGCCCCGCCTTCTACCGCGACGTGATCGTCGGCGCCCCCGCGGCTGCCCCGTCCGTCTCGGCCGCCCCCGCCGACTCCACGCTCGACACGAGCGACCTGTCCGGCGAGTGGCAGATCGGCACCGGCAGCACCGCCGGCTACCGCGTCGCCGAGGTGCTCAACGGCACCGACGTGACCGTCGTCGGCAAGACCGAGGACGTGACCGGATCCATCACGGTCGACGGATCCACCCTCTCGGCCGCGACCGTGAAGGTCGACGTCGCGAGCATCGCCACCGACGCGGCACCGCGCGACGAGTACTTCCGCGGCACCGCGATGGAGGTCTCCAAGTACCCCGACGCGACCTTCACGCTGACCCAGCCGGTCGACGCGGCCGTGCCCGCCGACGGCCAGGTCGCGACGGTCCAGGCGACCGGCGAGCTGACCATGCACGGCGTCACGCAGACGGTCACCGTGCCGCTGCAGGCCGCGCTCTCGGGCGACGGCGTGCAGGTGAGCGGATCCATCCCCGTCACCTTCTCGGACTACGGCGTCCAGGCCCCGAGCCTCGGCTTCGTGAGCGTCGAGGACCAGGGCACGGTCGAGTTCCTGGTGAAGGCCACGCCGACCAAGTAG